A genomic segment from Daphnia pulex isolate KAP4 chromosome 5, ASM2113471v1 encodes:
- the LOC124193570 gene encoding glutamate receptor ionotropic, kainate glr-3-like, with the protein MKRVWPIIFTILCNAEDIVDGGLLDTFCHPTTPFITPLDGKHLRLIGTSLEGILDLKRNLSGHVVQSAGPVSLALEWLSRRYNFRYSYIPMFGSFFVDDLPTQRGGLSFLRQGDADMFPGAIIGTLSRFKDADFSTPWISSPFSILIPIPKSSTNIAALIDPMRTKVWICIGLSVPTVIASLYGLSRCIVDLNKRIDSKKIEQNSRGSFQIINYVICVLLCQGAYCRNKQLAIRLAAAAWCLACFVLVQAYSSTLIASITSPNNKPIINSINDFPNVPDLKMTVNRNLGADLLFQASRFAKCNPLQFFMFFF; encoded by the exons ATGAAACGTGTGTGGCCAATCATCTTCACGATTCTTTGTAATGCCGAAGATATAGTCGACGGAGGTCTGCTTGATACCTTCTGTCACCCAACGACACCTTTTATTACTCCCCTCGACGGAAAACATCTTCGCTTGATTGGAACTTCA CTCGAGGGAATTTtggatttgaaaagaaatttgagtGGCCATGTCGTCCAATCTGCTGGACCCGTTTCTCTTGCACTTGAGTGGCTTTCCCGTCGCTACAAttttag ATATTCGTACATTCCAATGTTCGGAAGTTTTTTTGTAGATGACTTGCCTACCCAACGTGGTGGACTGAGCTTTTTACGTCAAGGG GATGCGGACATGTTTCCCGGTGCTATAATTGGAACACTAAGCCGATTCAAAGATGCAGATTTTTCAACACCGTGGATCTCTAGTCCTTTCAGTATACTCATACCCATACCCAAGTCTTCTACAAACATTGCCGCTTTGATTGATCCCATGAGAACTAAA GTTTGGATTTGCATTGGTCTTTCAGTACCAACCGTCATTGCAAGTCTGTATGGTTTGAGCAGATGTATTGTTGACTTGAACAAACGAAtagattcgaaaaaaatagaGCAAAATTCACGTGGaagttttcaaataatcaattaCGTAATTTGCGTCCTTCTTTGTCAAG GTGCATATTGCAGAAATAAACAACTAGCGATTCGTTTAGCAGCAGCTGCTTGGTGTCTGGCTTGTTTTGTTCTCGTTCAAGCATACAGTTCGACGCTAATCGCTTCCATCACATCACCCAATAATAAGCccataattaattcaataaatGATTTTCCCAATGTTCCTGATCTAAAAATGACAGTTAATAGAAACCTCGGAGCAGATTTACTGTTTCAGGCAAGTCGGTTCGCTAAATGTAATccattgcaattttttatgttttttttttaa
- the LOC124193951 gene encoding chymotrypsin-like elastase family member 2A codes for MFSVNSPKNIKIFINSLNNYGEGTGSIARNVFKFILHPQFVAPIDMLYRNDIALLVLNRPVQAIVNIPFVRLPTALMTTTNRPNPTRTTPRLTTRTTRKVITTSKIRTIRTTTRKRAANLRTFSTYSKQPATITGWGITESGSTLATLQKANVTVYDIDVCNKQWNRQLNGSIHVCAAQSNTAICLGDSGGPLLVNGNVQIGISSFISDNGCNDPTRFPVFTRVSTYLGWIAATMANNPPPASGK; via the exons ATGTTCTCAGTCAA TTCGcccaaaaatatcaaaattttcatCAATTCTTTGAACAATTATGGAGAAGGAACCGGATCCATTGCAAGAAATGTCTTTAAATTTATCTTACATCCTCAATTTGTGGCACCCATCGACATGTTATAT CGAAACGACATCGCCTTGCTGGTATTGAATCGACCAGTGCAAGCAATTGTTAATATTCCCTTTGTTCGACTTCCAACCGCTCTGATGACAACAACTAACAGACCGAATCCCACAAGAACAACGCCAAGACTCACGACGAGAACGACGCGGAAGGTTATAACCACATCAAAGATTAGAACAATCAGAACAACCACCAGAAAACGTGCAGCTAATTTAAGAACTTTCAGTACTTACTCGAAACAGCCGGCCACCATTACAGGATGGGGAATAACAGAAA GTGGAAGTACGTTAGCGACGTTGCAGAAAGCTAACGTCACCGTCTACGACATCGACGTTTGCAATAAACAATGGAACCGGCAATTAAACGGTTCTATACATGTGTGCGCTGCCCAAAGTAACACCGCGATATGCCTT GGAGACAGTGGCGGACCGCTTCTCGTTAACGGAAATGTTCAAATTGGTATTTCTAGCTTCATTAGTGACAATGGCTGTAATGATCCTACCCGTTTCCCCGTGTTCACGCGAGTGTCCACTTACCTGGGCTGGATAGCTGCCACAATGGCCAACAATCCACCTCCAGCATCAGGCAAGTAG